A section of the Triticum dicoccoides isolate Atlit2015 ecotype Zavitan chromosome 7A, WEW_v2.0, whole genome shotgun sequence genome encodes:
- the LOC119329207 gene encoding putrescine hydroxycinnamoyltransferase 1-like codes for MMKVEVVESTLVAPSEETPRRALWLSNLDLAVPKTHTPLVYYYPAPAPTPDGENLDFFSPERLKGALARALVLFYPLAGRLRREGEGGRLQIDCNGEGALFVVARAPDVAGEDLFGSGYEPSPEIRRMFVPFVPSGDPPCLMAMFQVTFLKCGGVVLGTGIHHVTMDGMGAFHFIQTWTGLARGLALSDACPSLPFHDRTLLRARSPPHPEFDHPVYSPAYLNGAPRPFVTRVYSISPKLLTDLKSRCAPGVSTYGAVTAHLWRCMCVARGLAPGSDTRLRVPANIRHRLRPQLPRQFFGNAIVRDLVSVKVGDVLSQPLGYVADMIRKAVDHVDDAYTRSVIDYLEVESEKGSQAARGQLMPESDLWVVSWLGMPMYDADFGWGAPRFVAPAQMFGSGTAYVTQRGADRDDGIAVLFALEPEYLQCFQDVFYGE; via the exons ATGAtgaaggtggaggtggtggagtCGACGCTGGTGGCGCCCAGCGAGGAGACGCCGCGGCGGGCGCTGTGGCTCTCCAACCTCGACCTGGCCGTGCCCAAGACGCACACGCCGCTCGTCTACTACTACCCGGCCCCGGCCCCGACGCCCGACGGCGAAAACTTGGACTTCTTCTCGCCGGAGCGGCTCAAGGGAGCGCTGGCCAGGGCGCTGGTGCTCTTCTACCCGCTGGCCGGCCGGCTCAGGCGAGAGGGCGAGGGCGGGCGGCTGCAGATCGACTGCAACGGCGAGGGCGCGCTCTTCGTCGTCGCCAGGGCGCCGGACGTCGCCGGGGAGGACCTCTTCGGCAGCGGCTACGAGCCCTCGCCGGAGATCAGGCGCATGTTCGTGCCCTTCGTGCCCTCTGGCGACCCGCCGTGCCTCATGGCCATGTTCCAG GTGACGTTCCTCAAGTGCGGCGGCGTGGTGCTGGGCACGGGCATCCACCACGTGACCATGGACGGCATGGGCGCGTTCCACTTCATCCAGACATGGACGGGGCTCGCGCGGGGCCTCGCCCTCTCCGACGCTTGCCCGTCGCTGCCATTCCATGACCGGACGCTCCTCCGCGCGCGGTCACCGCCGCACCCCGAATTCGACCATCCCGTGTACTCGCCGGCGTACCTCAACGGCGCCCCACGGCCCTTCGTCACCCGCGTCTACTCCATCTCCCCAAAGCTCCTCACCGACCTCAAGTCCCGGTGCGCGCCCGGCGTGTCCACCTACGGCGCCGTGACGGCGCACCTCTGGCGGTGCATGTGCGTGGCGCGCGGGCTCGCCCCGGGCTCCGACACACGCCTCCGCGTGCCGGCCAACATCCGGCACCGGCTGCGCCCGCAGCTCCCGCGCCAGTTCTTCGGCAACGCCATCGTGCGCGACCTCGTCAGCGTGAAGGTGGGCGACGTGCTGTCGCAGCCGCTGGGGTACGTGGCGGACATGATCCGGAAGGCGGTGGACCATGTCGACGACGCGTACACGCGGTCGGTGATCGACTACCTGGAGGTGGAGTCGGAGAAGGGCAGCCAGGCGGCGCGCGGGCAGCTGATGCCGGAGTCGGACCTGTGGGTGGTGAGCTGGCTGGGGATGCCCATGTACGACGCCGACTTCGGGTGGGGCGCGCCGCGGTTCGTGGCGCCGGCGCAGATGTTCGGCAGCGGCACGGCGTACGTGACGCAGCGCGGCGCCGACAGGGACGACGGCATCGCCGTGCTGTTCGCGCTGGAGCCCGAGTAcctgcagtgcttccaggacgtcttCTACGGGGAGTGA